A genome region from Caloranaerobacter ferrireducens includes the following:
- a CDS encoding GNAT family N-acetyltransferase, which translates to MRNINYKYIDEFDKNDLKELYEDAGWTTYTKDLSKLIKAIKLSLMTISAWDGDKLVGLIRVVGDGQTIIYIQDILVLDSYKRNGIGSKLLSLILDKYKDVRQKVLLTNDSEETRGFYQSNGFNSCDRGELVAFVKFN; encoded by the coding sequence TTGCGTAATATTAATTATAAATATATAGACGAATTTGATAAGAATGATTTAAAAGAATTATATGAAGATGCAGGTTGGACAACATATACTAAGGATTTATCTAAACTTATCAAAGCTATAAAACTTTCATTGATGACTATATCAGCATGGGATGGTGATAAATTAGTTGGTCTAATTAGAGTGGTTGGAGATGGTCAAACAATAATATATATACAAGATATTTTAGTGTTGGATTCATATAAAAGAAATGGAATAGGATCAAAACTATTGAGTCTCATATTAGACAAATATAAAGATGTACGTCAAAAAGTTTTATTAACAAATGATAGTGAAGAGACTAGAGGTTTTTATCAGTCAAATGGTTTTAACTCATGTGATCGAGGAGAGTTAGTTGCTTTTGTAAAATTTAACTAG
- a CDS encoding VanZ family protein: MKKININSKSIRTLSWLIFIVYILALTKVILFKYSMHMIINIVKENNWTRFIRRVQHNSNYLPLKNIYQLFFSKGNTMYIVRNIIGNIIAFIPLGTLLPILKEKMRKINSILIASLSISISFEVIQLLSGIGDFDINDLILNTSGGLIGLSLYNFLCRYFIDDCH, encoded by the coding sequence TTGAAGAAAATTAATATTAATAGTAAATCTATTAGAACATTGAGTTGGTTAATATTCATAGTTTATATTCTTGCTTTAACGAAAGTTATTTTATTTAAATATTCAATGCATATGATAATAAATATAGTAAAAGAAAATAATTGGACAAGATTCATAAGAAGGGTACAACACAACAGTAATTATTTACCATTAAAAAATATTTATCAATTATTTTTTTCAAAAGGAAATACAATGTATATTGTTAGAAATATAATAGGAAATATAATTGCTTTTATACCTCTTGGAACTTTATTACCAATTTTGAAAGAAAAAATGAGAAAGATTAATAGCATACTAATAGCTTCATTAAGCATTAGTATATCATTTGAAGTTATTCAATTATTATCAGGTATAGGTGATTTTGACATAAATGACTTAATATTAAATACAAGTGGTGGTTTGATAGGATTATCATTATACAATTTTTTATGCAGGTATTTTATAGATGATTGTCATTAA
- a CDS encoding adenosine deaminase, whose protein sequence is MYTKQFIEALENRNIEKLRSIPKSDLHNHAILGGNLKYIEEWIGKKIPRLTKRITSIEEMEAWVGKNYIPYVKGTLGFEKAIEAAFIQAKADGVIKLEMNIDVYFRHLYNGSAEELIKALKRLHQEYAPEVNFIPELGFNRSVSQELLIEWFEPYLDYNYFKSVDLYGDEFAQPASNLKQLYRMAKSKGLKLKAHVGEFGDAESIQETVEVLELDEIQHGISAVKSKSVMNFLQRNNIQLNICPTSNYMLSRVEEIKNHPIRELFDNGIKVTVNTDDVIVFQNGVSEEFLLLYDQEVFSAEELDVIRMNGLR, encoded by the coding sequence ATGTATACGAAACAGTTTATCGAAGCTCTTGAGAATAGAAATATAGAGAAATTGAGAAGTATTCCAAAAAGTGATCTGCACAATCATGCGATCTTGGGTGGGAATCTTAAATATATAGAAGAATGGATTGGGAAAAAGATCCCAAGGTTAACAAAGAGAATCACAAGCATTGAAGAAATGGAAGCTTGGGTTGGCAAGAACTACATTCCATATGTGAAGGGAACGTTAGGTTTTGAAAAGGCAATAGAAGCAGCTTTTATACAAGCGAAAGCAGATGGAGTAATTAAATTGGAAATGAATATAGATGTCTATTTCAGACATCTCTATAATGGTTCGGCTGAAGAATTGATTAAAGCATTGAAGAGACTTCATCAAGAATATGCACCAGAGGTAAACTTTATCCCTGAACTGGGATTCAATCGGAGCGTTTCTCAAGAATTGTTAATCGAATGGTTTGAACCCTATCTTGATTATAATTATTTTAAGTCTGTGGATTTGTATGGAGATGAGTTCGCTCAGCCGGCAAGCAACTTAAAACAGTTGTATCGAATGGCGAAATCCAAAGGGTTGAAGTTGAAGGCGCATGTTGGAGAATTTGGAGATGCTGAGAGTATCCAAGAAACAGTCGAAGTCCTGGAGTTGGACGAGATTCAACACGGAATTAGCGCAGTCAAGTCAAAATCAGTCATGAACTTCCTGCAAAGAAATAATATTCAGTTGAACATTTGTCCAACAAGCAATTACATGTTAAGCAGAGTAGAGGAGATAAAGAACCATCCAATAAGAGAACTGTTTGATAACGGTATAAAGGTAACTGTGAATACAGATGATGTAATAGTATTTCAAAACGGTGTATCAGAAGAGTTTTTGCTATTGTATGATCAAGAAGTTTTTTCAGCAGAAGAATTAGATGTTATAAGAATGAATGGGCTACGGTGA